A region of Candidatus Roizmanbacteria bacterium DNA encodes the following proteins:
- a CDS encoding GNAT family N-acetyltransferase has translation MSDIHLGEEIKRIVTKDGREVILRYPSWGDEEGMREFINTMSSEDTFITFSGEVVTEEDEKLYLTRMFEGMEEEDCILIIAVAEDKVIGSVSLERKTDSRRRARHIATFGISVLPEYRGVGLGEEMAKTVFEEGAKYLSEIRLIILYVYSLNDRAHNLYQKLGFKDYGKLPGGVWYRDEYIDEILMYREFTSSTPASD, from the coding sequence ATGTCAGATATCCATCTCGGTGAGGAAATAAAACGAATAGTTACAAAAGACGGCCGGGAAGTGATTTTGAGATATCCCTCCTGGGGAGACGAGGAAGGGATGAGAGAGTTTATCAATACCATGTCTTCTGAAGATACATTTATTACATTTTCTGGTGAGGTCGTCACAGAGGAAGATGAAAAACTGTATCTTACCCGGATGTTTGAAGGGATGGAAGAGGAAGACTGCATCTTAATTATTGCCGTGGCAGAAGATAAAGTTATCGGTTCAGTGTCTCTAGAAAGGAAGACTGACAGCCGACGTCGTGCCAGACATATTGCAACATTCGGAATTTCCGTCCTTCCTGAATATCGCGGCGTCGGTCTCGGTGAGGAAATGGCAAAAACAGTTTTCGAAGAAGGTGCAAAATACCTCTCGGAGATCAGGCTTATCATTCTTTACGTATATTCTCTCAATGACAGAGCGCATAACCTATACCAAAAGCTCGGTTTCAAGGATTACGGAAAACTTCCCGGCGGTGTCTGGTATCGGGATGAATATATTGATGAGATCCTGATGTATCGTGAGTTTACTTCTTCAACTCCGGCATCTGACTGA
- the greA gene encoding transcription elongation factor GreA has product MTSTKIQFTKDGYKKLESELQELQTTQRPAAVDRLGRARAMGDLSENSEYTAAKEELAFVEGRIKEIEELMKRAEVVESQPSHGISIGAEVTVEREGREETYSIVGEFEADLMQKKLSATSPIGQALIGKKEGDMVDVEVPAGTIHYKILKIKK; this is encoded by the coding sequence ATGACAAGCACAAAAATTCAATTTACCAAAGACGGATATAAGAAATTAGAGAGCGAATTGCAGGAATTGCAGACCACTCAGAGGCCTGCTGCAGTCGATCGTTTGGGGAGAGCCCGTGCGATGGGAGATCTTTCCGAAAACAGTGAATATACTGCAGCAAAAGAAGAACTGGCATTTGTAGAGGGCAGAATTAAGGAAATTGAAGAACTGATGAAACGCGCTGAAGTTGTCGAATCCCAACCGTCACACGGTATCTCTATCGGTGCCGAAGTCACGGTCGAGCGCGAAGGACGTGAAGAGACCTACAGTATTGTCGGTGAGTTCGAAGCTGACCTCATGCAGAAAAAACTTTCTGCTACCTCCCCTATCGGTCAGGCACTTATCGGAAAAAAAGAAGGAGACATGGTGGATGTAGAGGTTCCGGCAGGTACCATTCACTACAAAATCCTCAAAATCAAAAAGTAA
- a CDS encoding type IV secretion system DNA-binding domain-containing protein: MGFSNSSFDIPSYLQPFITEGSLLNLFSFIFISLSLLLLAYIILTIIRIRKTVITSYGFLEVIPTDRAEKTSLSNTKLFEILHSLEKPYSWWEKFLGIKKTISYEIVSSKLEGIRFVLRIPNDEIGNVRKTLLSFLPGMEIKEIPDYLSKQPQNNFKIEEFALANTFIYPLADQFQIHHHDPLSYLTGYLTKLEENEVIALHFICTPIDNLTHFAKSRHVQNVRKKILSNESYESITSSSSSSHLLNVLGSTLAFIVLSPITLISWFINDTKNPFPTWLFDSVGKDSNKNQGLAKNELIKSISNKVSQPLFEVQIRAYVQTANNTERSKGLLASFDSFSTAYQSIVRTKNIFRFINTSFFKSVHYFLLRNRLIFYSQTSILSISELSSLYHLPHVQSTKTEDLLKVKSPKLHAPLSLKQHSNDFDITFAANSYGETITPIGVTLEERRRHTYIIGATGTGKTTLLLQMIYQDMQKGNGLAIIDPHGDLAERILGVIPKERLDDVVYFNPYDIEFPIGLNVLEIPDGFSEVELQREKDFITSTLISIFHKLYDARYSGPRMEHILRNVILTALEQDKPTLFTIYDLLTNAKYRKKVTGLLKDDVLKSFWKNEFEKLGSFQKAEQISPITNKLGRFLTTSMTRNILNQKESKLNFEDIMNNKKILICNLSKGKIGEDTAYFLGGLFTAKIQLTALRRVHIAEQQRPDFFLYIDEFQNFATMSFAQILSEARKYRLSVILAHQNTVQIENDLLETIIGNTGTLICFRTTSPKDEVKLLPVFAPEVEKGQIPNLPSYNFYMKINALHPQSTFSGEIENFLVTDEETIRNVVISNSQKKFGMPRPQVTVQDTKPTIQKLPKKKNNVPKSNNFFEQIKP, translated from the coding sequence ATGGGATTTTCTAATTCAAGTTTTGATATTCCTTCATATCTTCAGCCATTCATTACAGAGGGTTCATTACTGAACTTATTTTCTTTCATTTTCATATCACTATCGCTTCTTCTGCTTGCCTACATCATTTTAACGATCATTCGTATTCGTAAGACAGTAATTACTTCTTATGGATTTCTCGAAGTAATTCCAACAGATAGAGCTGAAAAGACATCACTTTCAAATACCAAGCTCTTTGAGATTTTGCACTCTCTGGAAAAACCCTACTCATGGTGGGAAAAGTTCCTTGGGATTAAAAAAACTATAAGCTATGAGATAGTTTCTAGCAAACTTGAAGGTATCAGGTTTGTTCTCAGAATTCCAAATGATGAAATAGGAAACGTACGAAAGACGCTATTGTCATTTTTACCAGGTATGGAGATCAAAGAGATTCCGGACTACTTGAGTAAACAACCTCAAAATAATTTCAAAATTGAAGAGTTTGCTTTAGCAAATACTTTTATCTATCCATTAGCAGACCAATTTCAAATACATCATCATGATCCGCTTTCATATCTTACTGGATATCTAACAAAGCTAGAAGAGAACGAAGTGATTGCTCTTCATTTTATCTGCACTCCTATCGACAACTTAACTCATTTTGCAAAGTCTCGTCATGTCCAGAATGTTAGAAAGAAAATTCTTAGTAACGAGTCGTACGAATCCATAACTTCGAGTAGTTCTTCTTCCCATTTACTAAACGTACTCGGCAGCACGCTTGCCTTTATCGTGCTTAGTCCTATCACTTTAATCTCTTGGTTCATAAATGATACAAAGAATCCTTTTCCAACTTGGCTTTTTGACTCCGTAGGTAAAGATTCCAATAAAAACCAAGGATTAGCAAAGAATGAATTAATCAAGAGTATTTCAAATAAAGTCAGCCAACCACTCTTTGAAGTGCAGATTAGAGCATATGTACAAACCGCAAATAACACAGAAAGATCAAAAGGACTTTTAGCATCCTTTGATTCATTTTCTACTGCTTATCAATCGATAGTACGAACAAAAAATATTTTTCGATTCATTAATACTTCTTTTTTCAAATCAGTTCACTACTTTTTGTTAAGAAATAGGCTGATCTTTTATTCCCAAACTTCCATTTTATCTATATCAGAGCTTTCAAGCCTATACCATTTACCACATGTCCAGAGTACGAAAACGGAAGACTTACTCAAAGTAAAAAGTCCTAAACTCCATGCACCGCTTTCACTGAAGCAGCATAGTAATGATTTCGATATTACTTTTGCTGCAAATAGCTATGGTGAAACCATAACGCCTATTGGCGTGACACTAGAGGAGCGTAGACGTCATACCTACATCATCGGGGCTACTGGTACTGGGAAGACTACTCTTTTATTACAGATGATCTATCAAGATATGCAAAAAGGAAATGGTCTTGCGATTATCGATCCTCATGGAGACCTAGCAGAGCGAATACTAGGAGTTATTCCAAAAGAACGGCTTGATGATGTCGTGTACTTCAACCCTTATGACATTGAGTTTCCGATCGGTTTAAACGTTTTAGAGATTCCAGATGGGTTTTCAGAAGTCGAACTCCAGCGAGAGAAGGACTTTATTACGTCAACTCTTATCTCAATATTCCATAAACTATACGATGCTCGATATTCTGGCCCAAGAATGGAACATATCTTGAGAAATGTGATTTTAACAGCACTTGAACAAGACAAACCTACTCTTTTTACAATCTATGATCTTTTAACAAATGCCAAATACAGGAAGAAAGTAACAGGTTTATTAAAAGATGATGTGCTTAAATCCTTTTGGAAGAATGAGTTTGAGAAACTAGGATCATTTCAAAAAGCAGAACAGATTTCTCCAATCACAAATAAACTAGGTCGATTCCTTACCACGAGTATGACGCGAAATATTCTCAATCAAAAAGAAAGCAAGCTTAATTTTGAGGATATTATGAACAATAAAAAAATCCTTATTTGTAACCTTTCAAAGGGAAAGATAGGCGAAGATACTGCTTACTTCTTGGGAGGCCTGTTTACTGCCAAAATACAGCTTACAGCATTAAGAAGAGTGCATATTGCAGAGCAACAACGTCCAGATTTCTTTTTGTATATTGATGAGTTTCAAAACTTTGCCACAATGTCTTTTGCTCAAATCCTTTCCGAGGCGCGAAAATATCGTTTAAGCGTGATTCTCGCTCATCAAAACACCGTCCAGATTGAAAATGACCTTCTAGAAACAATCATAGGCAACACTGGCACATTGATCTGTTTTAGAACTACTAGTCCAAAAGATGAAGTAAAACTGTTACCTGTTTTTGCTCCTGAGGTGGAGAAGGGACAGATCCCGAATTTACCCTCATACAATTTCTATATGAAGATCAATGCTCTACATCCTCAGTCAACATTTAGCGGGGAAATTGAGAACTTTTTAGTTACCGATGAAGAGACTATCCGGAATGTAGTGATTTCAAATTCTCAAAAAAAGTTTGGCATGCCAAGACCACAGGTAACTGTTCAAGATACAAAACCTACTATCCAGAAACTACCTAAAAAGAAAAATAATGTACCAAAAAGTAATAATTTTTTTGAGCAGATAAAGCCCTAG
- the lysS gene encoding lysine--tRNA ligase codes for MNQQSSDLLGQRTQRIQNMKKLQELGINPYPATSQKDVFHQTVKDSYDEYQGKTVTLAGRLTGKREHGKLIFGDIQDQSGSIQIAVKKDELTEDISKSLLGWKELKLIDIGDFVQVAGIIDKTQQGEITLFVKEFKLLSKCLRPFPQTFDDKEQQFRRRYVDLVVNPDRKRLFERKAIFWKASRDFMNDHGFMEVETPVLEHVTGGADAQPFVTHHNMLDQDFYLRISTELYQKRLIGGGFEKIYTIGPNFRNEGLSDEHLQEYYQLEWYWAYADYRDNMKLVTDLFRYLAQKMYGKTKFSSRGHEFDLSDEWKEVDYVRAIKERFDVDIFEDTEEKMLQKLKEAGVELSGVVNRNRLIDNLWKVIRKDIAGPAFLVNEPAFMSPLAKAKSDDPRLTERFHVIIAGSELGNGYTEINDPQYQLQQFLGQQALRETGDEEAQMLDIDFVEMLEYGMPPTSGYGQSERIFWFFEDITGREGTLFPQLRNEVDKITKEIYPEVKFVQAAKQTARSTDSDDLSGLPTREEAHKLLEEHVKEDYQKLHANMTARAMELYAKEYGQNEDLWYITGLLHDLDYFEHPDEHPNESLKWFADWKYPNSMIHAVAAHAHSSGRTDVAPQTQLDFALIACDELSGLLYAYSLMRPTGFDGMEAKSVMKKFKDKAFAAKIDREEIKLGVEGLGVDLKEHMQKLIDVFSQMPELKK; via the coding sequence ATGAACCAACAATCAAGTGACCTCCTGGGTCAACGCACCCAACGGATACAAAACATGAAGAAGCTTCAGGAACTGGGTATCAATCCCTACCCTGCCACATCTCAAAAAGATGTATTTCATCAGACTGTAAAGGACAGTTATGATGAATATCAGGGGAAAACTGTCACTCTTGCAGGACGGCTTACCGGCAAACGGGAACACGGGAAACTGATTTTTGGTGATATACAGGATCAGAGCGGCTCAATCCAAATTGCCGTTAAGAAAGATGAACTTACTGAGGATATTTCCAAATCTCTTCTGGGTTGGAAAGAGCTGAAACTGATTGATATCGGTGATTTTGTACAGGTTGCGGGAATAATTGATAAAACTCAACAGGGGGAAATCACGTTGTTTGTAAAAGAATTCAAACTTCTTTCCAAGTGTCTCAGACCCTTTCCGCAGACATTTGATGATAAAGAGCAGCAATTCAGAAGACGATATGTCGATCTCGTGGTCAATCCCGACCGCAAGCGATTGTTTGAACGAAAAGCCATTTTCTGGAAAGCAAGCCGTGACTTTATGAACGATCATGGATTCATGGAAGTTGAGACTCCGGTGCTGGAGCATGTCACGGGAGGCGCAGATGCTCAGCCGTTTGTCACCCACCACAACATGCTTGATCAGGACTTTTACCTTCGTATCTCAACCGAACTTTATCAGAAAAGATTGATCGGAGGAGGATTTGAAAAAATATATACGATCGGACCGAATTTCCGGAATGAGGGGCTGTCAGATGAACACTTACAGGAATATTATCAGCTCGAATGGTATTGGGCATATGCAGATTACCGTGACAATATGAAACTGGTAACCGATCTTTTCAGATATCTTGCACAGAAGATGTACGGCAAGACGAAATTTTCCTCCCGCGGACATGAGTTTGACCTCTCTGACGAATGGAAGGAAGTTGACTATGTCCGGGCTATCAAAGAAAGATTTGATGTCGATATTTTTGAAGATACCGAGGAAAAAATGCTCCAAAAACTAAAAGAAGCAGGAGTTGAATTGTCAGGAGTTGTGAACAGAAACAGACTAATTGACAACCTCTGGAAAGTCATCCGCAAGGACATCGCCGGTCCGGCATTTCTCGTGAATGAACCGGCTTTTATGTCTCCTCTTGCAAAAGCCAAATCCGATGATCCGCGTCTGACTGAAAGATTCCATGTCATCATTGCAGGATCTGAGCTCGGCAACGGATACACGGAGATCAACGATCCGCAATATCAGTTGCAGCAGTTTCTTGGACAGCAGGCTCTTCGGGAAACGGGTGATGAAGAAGCACAGATGCTTGACATTGATTTTGTTGAGATGCTTGAATACGGCATGCCGCCTACAAGCGGTTACGGACAAAGCGAACGGATTTTCTGGTTTTTTGAAGATATTACCGGTCGGGAAGGCACCCTCTTTCCTCAACTCCGCAATGAAGTAGATAAGATCACGAAGGAAATATATCCTGAGGTGAAATTCGTTCAGGCTGCAAAACAAACAGCAAGATCAACCGATTCTGACGATCTTTCAGGATTGCCGACACGTGAGGAAGCTCATAAGCTGCTTGAAGAACATGTAAAAGAAGATTATCAAAAGCTTCATGCCAACATGACCGCACGTGCTATGGAACTCTATGCAAAAGAATACGGTCAGAATGAAGACTTGTGGTATATCACCGGACTGCTTCATGACCTTGATTATTTTGAACATCCTGACGAACATCCCAATGAATCACTGAAATGGTTTGCTGACTGGAAGTATCCGAACAGCATGATTCATGCTGTGGCGGCACATGCTCATTCATCCGGAAGGACTGATGTTGCACCGCAGACACAGCTTGATTTTGCCCTTATAGCTTGTGATGAACTGTCCGGGCTTCTCTATGCCTACAGTCTGATGAGACCGACAGGCTTTGACGGAATGGAAGCAAAGTCCGTGATGAAAAAATTCAAAGACAAGGCATTCGCAGCAAAAATCGATCGTGAAGAAATAAAACTCGGTGTCGAAGGGCTGGGTGTAGATCTTAAGGAACACATGCAAAAGCTCATTGATGTCTTCAGTCAGATGCCGGAGTTGAAGAAGTAA
- a CDS encoding replication-relaxation family protein — protein MQLPTITNKQKEILLLLHRFRFLNRIQIQTMLRHKDPKNTNVWLKDLTDKNYTSRIFERKAGINEPAIYFIDKNGIKFFSSAEGADKKSLRKLYQEKRRSQAFIDQCILIAQVYIKLQDQNLPGFKFYTQSDFPSNGLIRDLLPSFAYVVNDNENIKHYTCEIIKENTPRFAIRSRIEQFIEFFKDQPDMTIVFISQSEKLRQYIEKHSAKVQASEETELHIISSLI, from the coding sequence ATGCAACTACCAACTATTACTAATAAACAAAAAGAAATACTTCTCCTACTCCATAGATTCAGATTCCTCAATCGTATTCAAATTCAAACAATGCTTAGACACAAGGATCCTAAAAATACAAATGTCTGGCTCAAGGATCTCACTGATAAAAATTACACAAGCAGAATATTTGAAAGAAAGGCGGGAATAAATGAACCTGCAATCTATTTTATCGACAAAAACGGAATCAAGTTTTTTAGCTCTGCCGAGGGAGCAGATAAGAAGAGTTTAAGAAAACTGTATCAAGAGAAAAGAAGATCTCAAGCATTTATTGATCAGTGCATACTCATTGCTCAAGTCTACATCAAGCTTCAAGATCAAAATCTACCAGGCTTTAAATTTTACACACAGTCAGACTTTCCCAGCAATGGTCTAATACGCGACTTACTCCCAAGTTTTGCTTACGTGGTTAACGATAATGAAAACATCAAGCATTACACCTGTGAAATCATCAAAGAAAATACTCCGCGCTTTGCCATCAGATCACGTATAGAACAATTCATCGAATTTTTCAAAGATCAACCAGATATGACTATTGTTTTTATCAGTCAATCTGAAAAACTCCGTCAATACATCGAAAAGCATTCAGCAAAAGTACAAGCTTCAGAAGAAACAGAGCTGCACATCATCTCAAGCTTGATCTGA